The DNA segment ATGACTTGAATGTGCCTTCGATGACACGTCGCAACAGCGTATCAACATACTAACTACTTGATGCAGTTTAGTTAGTTCGGGATATTGGTATTTTATCGTAGGGCCGGGTCCTTCGTCGATGGCAACCAACATAAACGTAACCGGGACATTTAACTACGGTGAAAATCAATGATAATTGTTAGAATTTGAAGGCGCAAATGTTATCCAGTAAAAGTATATGTTACCTTAAGCAACTGGGCCTTTTCGGCAAGACCAAGCGATGCATACGTGTGAAACAAAGAGAAGTAATGTGGTAGATGGCGGCCGTGGTCTGAGATTTCACGATGAAGCAAAGAAAGAACTGCGTGCAATAAATGATCGCTAAGCGTTGCTGTTGGATCCAAAAGTATGGCTGAAAATGTATAAAAGATTCATCAATAAGTAAGGGTTATAAATGTCTAAAAGAAAAAGATAAGTTTTCCAGATCTTTTTGGTCAACTAATTACAAATCTGTAACGAAATTTGAAAACTTACTTGGTGCGTTTAGACTAGGTGGCACGCATGGGCCATCCTGAAGCGAAACGTGTGCAAGAAATACCAAAATTTTGAGAAAAGCTGTTCGAACTTCTGTACTGGGACAGCTCAAAAGGTACTCGCAAAATCTAAAGACAATGAATTAATTTTTGTTAAATATTAACGTTCCCTACAATCATGCATGTATACTCAATAAAACGTTGTACCTATGCGGATGATTAAATAGAACATTATGGGCAAACCAGGATCGCACTGATTTGCTACTGCGCAAGTGGTGACAGACAATATCGTACCAATCTGTCGCATTACCGCGTAATGTTTTCTTAGTGTGGAAACCTGTATAAAACAGGAATCTTGATGCTAGTTGCACAGAAAGCATTGCAAGTTCTTCTTGCTCAGGACTCTAGAATAGCAATTTCCAAAAATTGTAACGACTTTGATGATATTGGATAATtaacaaatattaaaaaaatgttCTTATTCGTTAAATCAACTTACGAGCTTTTCGTTCATATTTTGTCTGCTGATGTTGTGGGGATTGCAAGATACAAGTTTTTTAATAAATTGAAAGTATTCAGCGCTAAACTGGTTTCGATTATGCATGAATTTGATATTCTGTTTTCTGACGCTATATTCTATAGCTGGGGGCATTTTCATAACTCCTAGTTTCGTAtctgaaaataatataatacgTTTTTATCAAGTATACATTTTAGTAAATATGTTTCATTTAACGAGTCGCGTCACTAGCTATAATCGAAACATTCAAATACCGCGTACATATATTTGTTTACAACTTGTAATTCGATTTAAATTGTAGAATTTCAATGGGTACTTACACAATGATAATTCATTAACACTTTTCATCAGAGAATTTTCCTCTACATCTAATCTGGTATAAAATAACATGTAGGCGTTCCACCATCGTTTCTGTTTTCGGTAACTCATCCTTTTAAGCATATGGTCGAATACTTCTCCTAAATAATCACCGCCGAAACATTGAGATTtcatttcttcttcttcctccattTTACATTCCGTAACGTCACCGTCATCAAACTTATACCATTTAGCAACACCATCATTTTGCCTAATGAATAAATAACAAAATAAGAATATTGAGCTCTTTCGCTACTTCAGACTCGCGTGTAGggaattaatttatttacgaagtataattttaaatttaattactgAAAATTATGTAAGAAATAACTTATTTTTGGTGGTACTAGAAATGCAATCAGATACAAATTGAATGACATTGAATTATTTTGTAGGAAAGAAAATATTTGTCATTTAAAAGCACTATAGGcgttaaaataatattaaaatattttctaaaaataactctatacaaaaaaaaaacaagtttACCCATCATATATCTCTTAAAACCATTTAACTTTTATCTGAATTTTTGGCATCATAAAATAATCAAAGTTATTAGCAGCTTAGCCTTTATACATTCTGTTGTACCGATCAACGCAAGTCATTATCAAGAATCACACGAACCGAAGAAGAAGTGTTAACGCAGCACGCGCACATTATTTAATTTACCTATGTAAAATATAGGAATAGTAATGGCCACCGCTAGCTTGACCACTGTGCACTACAATACCAGTTAACTGATATTTAGTACAAGTCCCTTTCACTGACTCCTCATAATCACAGTCTATAACTTCTCCCTCCAGTTTAGCGAGTCCAGAAACAGTATAAGGTTCCATGTCTAAATCTCTTGGAAATTCAAAGTAGTCATTGAATTTGATGGCGCATACTCTTTCGTAGTCATACTCAAATCTCTTTAACTGTATCGCTAAAACAGGTGGCAACTTCTTTACGCATAATCGTTTCACTGTTACGACCTAgaaaaataattttcttattcgcATAAATAACGAAAATTATGTAATTTAATAGAAAATACCATAAAACCTCGATTACCTGAAAACCAAGTACAGTCAAGGTTCTACCGTATCTTTCGAATATTTAAAGATTATTAATACCTTTTTATTACATTTGTCGCAATGATAGGCATCTGCGCCTTCTAGTAATTCTCCTTTCACGTACTGTTCAAGGGAGTCCAATAAATTACTGTGATTTCTGATGTCCACACTTATCAAACTGAACGGCTCTTCCTTGGAATATCTGAAGATAATGTAATGCGGTATTACAGTTTACCGAAAAAAGCGAAATGTAAGAATTAAGAAGGTACCTATGAGGGCAACCTTTGCAGATTTTTTGGTCACTGTATGAACCACCGAGAATCTTGCTCATTATCTGTTCATGTCCCAAGGCTTTCAATGCCTCATCTAAACTTTCCACCAAGCTCATAAAAAATTCTACCGCATCCTGCTGTTCTCTAAGATTTACAGGTTCACCTTGAagtctacaaacgatattaatAAGAACATCGACGAATATTTTCGTGATTACATTCGGAATGTCACAGAGGTTTCCGTACAAACTTTATCGCTATTGCGCAGCTAAAAATAAAACTGAAATAGTATCATAAAAACTTATGAATGCCGTGTTAAGTTAGAAGCAAAATATATTTGCATTTCGAAACAATGAACGCTTTCATTGCAATGCAAGCTTAATATCAAGCTATcaataatattgtatttatattGTAGATCAAAATTAAAGCCGATTTTGCTTAATTTCTTCAAATGCAATAATTCTTTCCACTAATTCGTTTTAAATAAATACATACTTCTGTATTATAAATATTTCTTTTTGCAATCTTCCATACGTAAGAATCAAGAACCATCAATACCAATCCACCGTTACGAGAATAAAGCATTTTTTAACTTTTTGTTGTACACTATTTCAGCCTTATTTATAGTCACAGACACTGCCAAAATTTATACAAAAACCTCTGGAAAACTCTATACAACTGAAGACGTCCAAAATGTGAACACTTACTTAAAGTGTTTCCAAAGTCCTCTAGGTATGTAATATTGTAATTTACTATACGCTAGATGACCAAAGATTGCctgaacttgctttaaaataccAATATTGTATTCTTTACGGGATTCATCCGCTCCACATTTCTCTTCGTTCGTATCATTGTCATTTGCTTCGATCGTTTGTTCACCTTCGATCCTTTCTTCACCAGAGAAATCTTCGTTCAAGTCGGTAGCTGCGCCCTCAGCGGATAACAGTCCGACTCTTATACTTTCGACCATATACAATTGTTGTAATACTGAATTCATGTAACAAGTCGCACCCGCGTTCTTTAGGCCCACAAAGCCCTTCAACGGTCTAAGCCCAACCGGTGGTAAATAATCCCATTCTACCAGCGGTTCGTCTCTCTCGGAGTAGAACATATCAGTGAGCATCGTGACTAGAAGTTTCATGTTAGGTACACAGCCTACACAAAGACCAACGAGTAAATCAAATGCTGCACTAGTTGATTGAGGTGTCGTGCATACTGGGCTCGCTTGCGTGGCGCTCAGCTCTCCGGTGCTACGAAGCTGCAGCATGAGACGCGACGCAGGAAATACAAAGTCCTCGACCAGTTCTTTAATCAAATTCGTCCCGTGTTTCTCGTCAGACCCAAGTTCGTACTTTTTGCTCGGAGGCAGAAACGCTAACAATTCTTTCGTTAGACCAAGATGACCTTCGAGAACAGCTTCGTCGATTTGACTCTCTCCAGTTTCCTTTACGTTATCCCGCACTTTCTTCAGCCACAGTATTTCGATATTCAGTAACGTTTCAGCTGTCAGGAGGGGACATCCGGACATATGCGCGAAATTTAAAAGTCTGCACAGAAGCTGAAAGTATTCGTGGCTCTGTTTCGCGTGTTCCATAACGGTGGTGTTCAGAACGGTGAAAAGTAATGTTATTGCAAAAAGTAACGGTTGGTGACCACTACTGTACCACGTCGAAATAAGAAAAAACTGTTCAGCTGCAGCCATTCTAATCACTCTCGATGTGCTCAAGAGAACGAGGTCTATCAAAAACGTATGCCACATTTTGTCCCTTGACAATGACTCCAACGCGTTTGGATTCAATACCAAGGCGATTGTCagaacttctaatgcttctttacatACTAACACGTCGTTATTGTCAGGATTATTTGCTGCTTCTTTCTCGTTTTCGTGAAGCATCTGTATGAAACAGTGCATCTGTATCTGTGTATGAAGTGTTTCGGTGGATGCGTTTATATTATTCAAATTGCCTGTGGCGGCCGCCCATGCTAGCCTAATTATGGCACGAATAGTAGCTACGTCTGGTAGCTCCCAGGAGAGGGCCTGCACAAAAAGCTGTCGGCATTTGTCAGAATCCGTTCCTCCACACAGCATACGACGTGCTAAATACTGCGCCAACTTCGCTGCTACACTTCTCAGCATGTACTCGGTATTCTGATTAGGTACATTTTGTAACGCTTGCTTCAAAACAGCCACCGGACTTCGATTGTTGTGAGCATGATTATCGTGATTCTCCGAGATACCCGCTTGTACTTCGTCCATCATACAGACCATCACATTACCCACTATTGTTAACAGCAGTTTACACAGTTTCAACACCGTTAAATACGCCGCTCGCTTAGTAGTTTCGTCTGCATTTGGTAAAAATTTGTTTTTAGTTAACATTTCGAGGATAACGCCAGCTTCGCCGCTCTTTACGAAATTGCACTGAAACTCAAACGCTCGTTCCGACATTGGATCTAATGCTGGCATCAGTAAACTATATAAAACCTGGAACACAAATCATTTGTTAACCAACTATTCTAGAAGCATACCGACCCCCTGACCATGAATATGTGATTCGTTGAATTGTGTCACAAACAAAAGAAAAACACATTCAATCAACTTTCTTAATCACATAGTCAATTTAAATTTAAGTTCATAGTTTTGTTAATTGGGAGGCGATATACATgtaagtaaaatatatataataagcaTCACGGAAAACTGTACCTCTAAATTATATAAAACTTGGCTAGAACTTGCGGTAAAAAATAAAGAATCTACTGTAGTATTTTGTTCATTACAAAGAGCATTATCTAAATTATCGTCGTCTTTACAGTGACCAAATAACGACTGTAATCGTGACACAGTCAGAGTATCTGGTGGCACCAGTTGTAACAGATTTCTCGCACCATCGCGTAATTGCGCGTGTTGGAGTGtacatcccagatctgccaatTGAAAAAAGAACGTAGCGTACTGTGATCTTTGCGATATAACCTGCAATAAAAGCATGAATCCATGAATTTCTAACTTAAAAAATTGTATACAATTATTACTGAATATGTAGTTAAATGTTAATTCTAAGCTTAAttctttattttatatataattaaacgTACCACGCCTGGTAAACTATTTTCTGCTTCCACGTTTGGCCCGTCATATGGATGGTGTGGAGAACTAGTAGAACTATCTGAGCTACTATCTGGCGAGCTTGGCAAGTTGCTATTTACTTGGCTTAGTTTTGCAGACAATAGCTATATGTAAAAAAAACTTGATTTGTTAGTTGCTCCAATTACTgttagacttcaaaagaaatgCGTATTAACATGTACCATTTTGTCTCTTAATGGAGTTTGAGAAAGAAGTTTTCTATCATCTGTTGGCTCCAAAGGTTCCCCGTTAAGAAATAAGTCAAGTTTCACATTCGATCCATTTGCCTTAATTCTGCGTAATATTTGTCGTCTTAATGATCCCAAAGTATCGTTACTGTGTGTAAATATTTCTATATCATCCACATTGCGACCAGGATTCGCAAAACGAATGATAAGAGATAGATGCTTTCCACGAGCTGCCCTATAACCAAATAACGCGACATTTTTTTATCATACTAAAAAGTACATACCTGTTTACAAATGAAAATATGCGAATGTCTATACCTATGTAATGGTAATATTTTCCGTTCTCCAGGAAATGCTGTGTCGCACTCATTTATATATTCCTGCAACACCTTCATGACACGACACATTTTCATAGCTTCCACTTTAATCTTATTTGACATCTGTTCTTCTCGTTCTTCCTTTCCTTCAAGGTATACTTTGCTTAAAACAGACACGGTGTCGTAATGCGCTTTCAATCTGTCCATGCATTCTCCAATGTATGTTACATGAAATGCCAAAACCGTCGACTGAAGTCGTGGTCCTAAATTAGTATTCACTTCTTTTAACAGTTCTATAGCTCGATTTGCTATTTCTTCAGGACTATTGGTCACAACCTGAATAAAGAAATACGTGACACCATATGATTCTATAAAATACTACTACTATCATAATGGTCCAAGTAATTTTAAAATAGTTTTCATGATTCACTTACTCGCCACAAATAATCTGTACCAATTAGGTCAACGTCATCCATAAGAAATGTTCTTCTTTTTAGTTTTAATTTTCCTTCCTTAGAATTAACAGCTTTGAAAAATCTTTCGTAACATTTGATACCGCTTTCCGTAAGTAACGTCGGATCTAATTGCAATATATTATTTTGGAAGAAGTCCTTGTTTATTGCTGGGTCAAGATCTGGTTCGTCCCCCATTAATTTTGAAAACCATTTAAAACACGCTTCACGATCAGACACGAATACACCTTGTTCTGCCAAACACTGCCAGATTTGCTCAGCTTGATCCGCGCATAACCACAGTTGACCATCCTGCGAAAAAAAAggatgtataaaaaaaaattacaaaGGCTTACGATGTCACGGTATTCTAACGTGAGATGAATAAGTTACCTTCAACAAGAAACGTAGGAAATTAAGTCTTTCCTGTACTTGCATAATGTGATTATAGCGACCATCATGCATGTAAATGTTTGCGTCAATTTCTGGATTTTCTTTGACCAACTGCCGCATTTTATCCATATAATTTGTTAAACTGTTTGTCACAAGAATTACAGCAGAATGTTCGGTTTGAAGTCGCTCTATAACATCTTGCCTGTATGATGAAAAATAATGGCACACAATAACAAAAGATTACTTGTTTTCTATATTACTATTCAAGCGAATATACCTGTAATGATGGTTCCGTTGACCGTGACATGCTATGTTAGGATTTGGTTCATAAAGGCAGCATATTTCCCGAATTTGTTTTAAAGCAGGCAAAGCCCACTTATCGCCATTTTTTAATTCCTCCATGCATTTGTCCAGCCAAATTGTCTTTTGAGCATCCCTTTCTTGAGAACACGAATAGTCGAGAATTTTTACGTGAGCATTTAGCGCTTGATCCATGATTTCCGTAGGCACCTCGTCAGAATGAGCCAAATTCCAGAAAAGAGTTAACACCTGATATTAACAAaaacaattaaaaataattcaatTTAAATAGAATAGTTCATTTTACGCAATGGAAAATTACAATACCTTATGTGCCATTACTCCATCTTTATCATCTTCCGCTAATCTCCGAATTAATTCTAATAATTTTTCTCTTTGTTTTTTGTTAGCTGTTTTCCAACTCATCTGAAGTAAACAAAATTTCGATTAAATTATCACGGTCATTCGAAATAAAAGTAACTATAATTTCACGGTAATGTATACCTGAAAACATTCGAACAAGTGATCAAGTTGTTCAGGGCTAAAGTCCCAAGCAAGTTTGGCTAACAAATCATGAACATTCTTCACGATCGCTTCATGTTTTCCAGCCTGTGCTGCCCAAACAGCGTCTAAATCTTCTAATGTTAGTGCtcgttcttttataataaagCGTAAAATCTTTTCTAACTTTTCAACGTATTGGGGCTGATGTAACGAATCTCTTAAAACGATTTCTAACACTCCATTTTCTTTTATCCATTTCTATACATAAACAGTACAATTTTACCCATTAGTATTTTCGACTAAATTGTACTGCTTCTAAATTAAAATGAATTTTGATTGAACTTACAGCCATACATTCTGCGGTAAGCCATTCTTCTTCTTCAACAATTGCGTTTCGATGTTGGTAAAAACTAACAGTGGCGATTACTTTATTTACTTCATTTAAAGCATTCATCTTCCCATTAAATGAAGAAATTTGTAAGAGTCTCAATATCATCTTCAGTCTCAGGATTCCCAGATTTTTAATCATTTCCTCTTGATGCGGAACACGTGATACTAAGCATTTAGCAGCTTTGATTATGGCTGATATTGCATCATTTTTTGATTCGTTTTTCGCCTCCTTCTTTAATTCCTCATCAGTCAAATTATTCAAAATTACAGGCACCATTTCCTGTACGTGTAAGAATAGATTCAAACAAAACTgcattatttaatattatttgtgATAAACTTACCACAATAGGCATAAGATATTTAACTATTGTGTGAACAGTAAGCAGTTCATAACACAAACCAAAAGGTCTAATTAAAGCATATATAACTGGTACTGTTAAATTTCGGCCGCTCTGAAATCTAGAGAGCAAAATTTCAAATCCATTGAGACTTCCAAACCTGTGAAAAAATAAACATTAAATATATCATGCACAAAAATATAAAAGTGATTAGTATTATTTATCAACCTATTTATGAGATCCACTAGCCAACCACGAGGGCTCCGTGAATCGGGAGGAGGTCGTGCATAAAGCTGTTCATCAGGAATATCGCTGCCTGGAGGAACAGTTTCTGAAACTCTTGCAGCATTAAACGTATGAAATCtggaataaaaattataaagatCAATTTAAGTATAAAACATCCGCGTAACAAGCATGTAACAATGAAGTGTAACTCACTTATTACTAGGATTAAAAACCATTGCCAGCAAATCGAGTAGAGGAAACCAGTCCTCGTCTAATTTCAGAATACATAAATCCACCAACCGCTCACAGTTTGCATTAATACAATTCTGAATGTTCAGCTTCCAACTACTTACTGCATCATCAGTCAATATTTTGGTAAAAGAAATCGTGAGTCCTTCTCGAAAAAAGCGCTGACACGCTTCACTTTGTACATCAATTCCTAAGTAaaaacatttatattttttacataGAGATATACGAATTAAAAATATCGAATTAACGTTGTTCAATTAACCCTTTGAAGTACAGTGATTTCATTGTGTATTCATTTAACTAAAGCCACAAAATGGTTACAACTAATGGCTCGAACATTACAGATCTTGTGCATCGAAAGGTCAAAGAAAACATCGAGACTGCTTATAATATACAACCTTTTTTACAAAGTTCGATACTGGCTTGTAACAGGCACTCTAACTCTTGTTCTGGCAGAACTGGTACAACCCATCGTGGACTAGATattttttcatgaagcatattgAGTTTTGCGACAGGAAAATCAGGTTCTCCATGAAGCTGATTACTATCCTCTACTGAAGTTAATGTATCATTGGTGCATTCTGTTTGTACCACATTCTCCGTGAGCTGTAGCCCTGACATTGTATCGGCTAACTGTTGCGGACCTGGTGGACTGTGCATCTATCCCACACATTATACAAGCTCAATTAATATGAGAAACCAACATGATAATAAACTAAACTAAATTCAAATAAACaattgaacattataacttttcTATACGAGGCACTATGGAGGAAACTAACCAATTCTATTCTTTAGTATCATATTGAAGAACAAATTAAAATGGTATCAAATTTTCATAACTTTCATATCATCCATGCCTTCAATTAACTAATATGAACAAACTTATAATAAACTTTACACGATTTGTATAGAATTACTTCAGACAAAGTTTAAGTACAAATGAAACACATATGAAATGTAGTTGGTTTATACAATTATGATATTGTTAACTTAATACAGAATTAGCCTAATATACCTGTGTACTTTGCTGGCTGTCAGGAGGGTCTATGCCTACTCCTTGGCCTCTTGTGGCGATCGTCATTTTATGTGCTCTTTGCTATATTCCAATTGTCTCAATACCTCTTGGTCCAATAATCGCACCACCAATAACAACCATCCAACTCATTCACTGacattaaatataattataccCTAAAGGCCTTGTTTGAATAAACTATACCTACATTATCTGAAACAAAATAACGAAGTTCCTATAACTTATAAAGGTTGCTCAATTTTATTAGTAAGAAAatattatgaatattaaaataacTAGTCCCTTAATTATCTCTAAATACAGTCCTGATTCAATCATTAAAAAGCTATAACAAAGTTAGGGCTATAGACGTATATCTATGTATGTTACTAGATCTTTCAAAAtacaaatatattaataaagCATTGGTGCTATTATTTATGACTAAATTGTTGTAAAAATACTGGTTATGCGAAAGGGAGGAACGTAAGATAGGGAAACTAAACTCGTAAAACGTATAAAAAATTGAACCGATTAGAGAATTAGAACGGACGAAAGTTCTTGGAAGGTAAAAACCGTGTAATTCGAGCTCGTCTCGGGGGACACCGGTAGCGTCGATATTTCGTACTCGAAGAACAGAGAGAAACGAATTCGACAAAGTTCGAACGAGGAACGTTTCGCAGAATCTGTAAATCGCATGACAGCATGATCTTGCTAAGGTTTCAGCGGACGAATTCCAATTGTTCGCGTTTCAGCAACGAGAACGATTCTTTTTGCGAACGTTTAACAGAGCCAGAGGGATCACGCGAAACGAATAACGAAAACGAAAACGGAAACGAAAACGAAAATGAAAAACGAAAACGAAAACGAAAACGAACGATTACGTCCAAGGGCTTG comes from the Xylocopa sonorina isolate GNS202 chromosome 1, iyXylSono1_principal, whole genome shotgun sequence genome and includes:
- the Faf gene encoding ubiquitin carboxyl-terminal hydrolase-like faf isoform X2, coding for MTIATRGQGVGIDPPDSQQSTQMHSPPGPQQLADTMSGLQLTENVVQTECTNDTLTSVEDSNQLHGEPDFPVAKLNMLHEKISSPRWVVPVLPEQELECLLQASIELCKKGIDVQSEACQRFFREGLTISFTKILTDDAVSSWKLNIQNCINANCERLVDLCILKLDEDWFPLLDLLAMVFNPSNKFHTFNAARVSETVPPGSDIPDEQLYARPPPDSRSPRGWLVDLINRFGSLNGFEILLSRFQSGRNLTVPVIYALIRPFGLCYELLTVHTIVKYLMPIVEMVPVILNNLTDEELKKEAKNESKNDAISAIIKAAKCLVSRVPHQEEMIKNLGILRLKMILRLLQISSFNGKMNALNEVNKVIATVSFYQHRNAIVEEEEWLTAECMAKWIKENGVLEIVLRDSLHQPQYVEKLEKILRFIIKERALTLEDLDAVWAAQAGKHEAIVKNVHDLLAKLAWDFSPEQLDHLFECFQMSWKTANKKQREKLLELIRRLAEDDKDGVMAHKVLTLFWNLAHSDEVPTEIMDQALNAHVKILDYSCSQERDAQKTIWLDKCMEELKNGDKWALPALKQIREICCLYEPNPNIACHGQRNHHYRQDVIERLQTEHSAVILVTNSLTNYMDKMRQLVKENPEIDANIYMHDGRYNHIMQVQERLNFLRFLLKDGQLWLCADQAEQIWQCLAEQGVFVSDREACFKWFSKLMGDEPDLDPAINKDFFQNNILQLDPTLLTESGIKCYERFFKAVNSKEGKLKLKRRTFLMDDVDLIGTDYLWRVVTNSPEEIANRAIELLKEVNTNLGPRLQSTVLAFHVTYIGECMDRLKAHYDTVSVLSKVYLEGKEEREEQMSNKIKVEAMKMCRVMKVLQEYINECDTAFPGERKILPLHRAARGKHLSLIIRFANPGRNVDDIEIFTHSNDTLGSLRRQILRRIKANGSNVKLDLFLNGEPLEPTDDRKLLSQTPLRDKMLLSAKLSQVNSNLPSSPDSSSDSSTSSPHHPYDGPNVEAENSLPGVVISQRSQYATFFFQLADLGCTLQHAQLRDGARNLLQLVPPDTLTVSRLQSLFGHCKDDDNLDNALCNEQNTTVDSLFFTASSSQVLYNLEVLYSLLMPALDPMSERAFEFQCNFVKSGEAGVILEMLTKNKFLPNADETTKRAAYLTVLKLCKLLLTIVGNVMVCMMDEVQAGISENHDNHAHNNRSPVAVLKQALQNVPNQNTEYMLRSVAAKLAQYLARRMLCGGTDSDKCRQLFVQALSWELPDVATIRAIIRLAWAAATGNLNNINASTETLHTQIQMHCFIQMLHENEKEAANNPDNNDVLVCKEALEVLTIALVLNPNALESLSRDKMWHTFLIDLVLLSTSRVIRMAAAEQFFLISTWYSSGHQPLLFAITLLFTVLNTTVMEHAKQSHEYFQLLCRLLNFAHMSGCPLLTAETLLNIEILWLKKVRDNVKETGESQIDEAVLEGHLGLTKELLAFLPPSKKYELGSDEKHGTNLIKELVEDFVFPASRLMLQLRSTGELSATQASPVCTTPQSTSAAFDLLVGLCVGCVPNMKLLVTMLTDMFYSERDEPLVEWDYLPPVGLRPLKGFVGLKNAGATCYMNSVLQQLYMVESIRVGLLSAEGAATDLNEDFSGEERIEGEQTIEANDNDTNEEKCGADESRKEYNIGILKQVQAIFGHLAYSKLQYYIPRGLWKHFKLQGEPVNLREQQDAVEFFMSLVESLDEALKALGHEQIMSKILGGSYSDQKICKGCPHRYSKEEPFSLISVDIRNHSNLLDSLEQYVKGELLEGADAYHCDKCNKKVVTVKRLCVKKLPPVLAIQLKRFEYDYERVCAIKFNDYFEFPRDLDMEPYTVSGLAKLEGEVIDCDYEESVKGTCTKYQLTGIVVHSGQASGGHYYSYILHRQNDGVAKWYKFDDGDVTECKMEEEEEMKSQCFGGDYLGEVFDHMLKRMSYRKQKRWWNAYMLFYTRLDVEENSLMKSVNELSLYTKLGVMKMPPAIEYSVRKQNIKFMHNRNQFSAEYFQFIKKLVSCNPHNISRQNMNEKLSPEQEELAMLSVQLASRFLFYTGFHTKKTLRGNATDWYDIVCHHLRSSKSVRSWFAHNVLFNHPHRFCEYLLSCPSTEVRTAFLKILVFLAHVSLQDGPCVPPSLNAPTILLDPTATLSDHLLHAVLSLLHREISDHGRHLPHYFSLFHTYASLGLAEKAQLLKLNVPVTFMLVAIDEGPGPTIKYQYPELTKLHQVVSMLIRCCDVSSKAHSSHAVMPISPNPYGDPACQNEYLMPIQPQAADILFVKNSYMKKLIEDADVNVTEDTVKLLQYCCWENPHVSRTVLSELLWQIGFSFAHEIKHHTDLLLAVLLMEDSWQTHRVHNALKDEREGLFEIIQRSKHHYQKRGYQCIKCMVQLFSKCRPAHQLLHHSAELKRKWIHATDWLHEELDKRPYASAAPYTHAYSNWSPPAQSNDSANGYVLERSNSAKKTLERACELCPDEEQEVEDTSEDCPEETEKYQPQNRDIMRSRRSLVWGCVGYPDITEIPQMQEEQPQPRPSPVHTPLWSQSTNTIIFPYNPQNCESSQNTSQDP